ACctcacagacagagagcaggagaaagaggaggaccGGGAGTGAGATGAATTGAGGTGGgggggaaagaaagaagaggatgAATTAAGCACAAAGAGAAAGCAAGACAGACGAGGACAACTATAGAATGATCTAAACAAAAAGGACAGGTCAGCAAACGCTTTTCACCTGAAGACGCAGTTGTTGAGATACAAAGGAAAGTGAAGGGAACGTTGTTTGTTGTATCATCACCAGCAAAAGGACAAACAGCTTATAGCTCATAGAAAGAAGGAGTTCCCTCTGGAAGAAAAATTGGACCACTGCTAAAGAGTTTAAGACAAAGGTCAGGATAAGCCTGCATTTATGCACTTTCACATGATTCCACTCAGTTCTCTTGGTTTGCTTCCTCTGCTGGCGCTCTATGTGGGAGCAGTGCTGTCCTCGGATGCATCTCCAGCCTGCACACACCCTCCCTGCAGGGACAGTCTGGTAGCTGCACCCATCCAGCCCGGGATGGTAGGAAGAGTGGGCACTGGGGCCTGTGAGGGTCAAACTGCCTGCAGGATAGGGGTTTCATTTCCAGCCACCTCAGATGTTCCTCGGAagggggaccacaggcaggatTTACCGCAAGTTCAGTCTAAGGTGAGTGACATCACTTACAGTGTATTGGCAGTCCCATATAAGAGTTGTTATTGTTTGCTAATCTTAAAATGTTATCATAAAAAAGCCAGATATTGCAACATTTAATCTCAGCCACATAGCAGTGAGATGTTTTAGAAACGTTTTCACACAAGTTGAAGCAGAGCTCACCCCATGTCCACTCATGTACGTGCCAGGGGGAACTGAGCAAGGTACTATCAGGAACAGGTCATCAGGTCTTTTCTCACGGGAAAGTCGCCATGCTAAACTTGGCACCCCCTAATAGCCATGAAGCAATGGCAGTCGGCAATCAAAGAAGGGATAAAATTAGATTCGCTTTCAAAATGTCCTCATCATAAGGTTGTGTTGAGCTCATGCAGCAACAGGTGCATGTGAGTGAGTGACTACAGTGGCTGATGTAAGTGTAAGAGACGGATTGATTGTGACACAATATATGCCACTGAGCTGTGAGTTTTGAGTGGATTATCCTTTCAGATTTGGCAGTGTTTATTCATGATTGATGGCTGACTGACTGGCACATCAAGAACTACCTGTGGGCACTGTCTTTGCAGACTGGAGGTGTGAAAAAGCGTCTTGTTCAGCTGCAGCGCTGCATGCACTCTCTCCAGGAAACAGGGGGCCCTTGGAGTCACGGGGGCCAGGAGAGCAACTCTCTAGGGGCCATCCTGTCACTGATGGCAGCCGTACTGACAGAATGTGACCTCCACTGTCACAGCCAGGCCCTTGGGACGATGGCCAAACGACTGGGTGAGCAATACACATTTATATCCCCCACCTctgcaacacacagacacacacgcacggatacacacactcacagaaatgccAGTGCAGTCACTCCCCCACACACAGTAAACAGAACCTGAATAAGGCCTGCTAAGTGTCGGTCATAGGTGAGTGCATAGGAATTTAACTGCACTGAGAAGGATGAGAAGAGCTGTTCGTAAATGcacacaaagtgaaaaagagtCATCATACAAACTAGAGCCCCTCCTTTGTTTAGACAAAGCTTTATTTTCAACCCTTGTACTCTACTAATAACCCAATCTTTCGTGGTGTTGACAGAGAGTGCAGCCgtgggaagagagggagagagagacctgCTGCTTTTCCTGAAAAGCATCACACAACATTCACCCACAGGTAATGGGTATCAGAAGTGATCACATGGTACAATTGTTGCtgattaatgaaaatgaataaaaatctTGTGTGTGGTTCTCAGTTGCACCCTTGGACAGGTTACATCCTCAGGACTGTGCAGAGATTTACAGACTTGGGATCAAAGAGAATGGAATCTACACCATCCAGCCTGACCTGCAAAGGCCGGCATTGGAGGTATTTCAGATTGACCACactcataaaacacacaaatggacCTCCACCCTACTCCTCTTCTTTAAGAGAGGTGAATGCTATCTGCGGATCACTAAAATGTAGGATTTCTAATATCAAAGTCTTTGTTTCGGCTCAGGCTAAATGTGACATGGAGACGGCAGGTGGTGGGTGGATAGTGATCCAGAATCGGTGGGACGGCTCGCTGGACTTCAACAGGACATGGCAGGAATACCGGGAGGGCTTTGGCAGTCCGCAAGGAGAACACTGGCTGGGGAACGCAGCACTGCAAGCCCTTACCTCCACTGGCCAGCACCAACTTCGCATCGAGCTGGAGGACTGGCACCAGCAGAAACGCCATGCTACCTACAACAACTTCAAAGTGGCCTCAGAGGCACAGAGGTGAAACACACTGCAGATGAACAAATACACACTTTCTGCATCAGCTATATTAGTGGAACAAAATATCTTAAAGCACCTGAAAACAGGCAACAATCAAAGTTTAGAAAGAAAGGTCTTGGTTACTATTCATAAAGAGCTTGACATTCACTTCATTGGGGCTTTGTGGTTGTAGTTTGATCAGGTGTGATTGACAGTGCTGGCAACATgagaaaacaacatcaaaattgccattacattttatttcaaatgttgctACACTCTTATTGGCAAATAGAATTACATGTgacactttacattttttcaaccaGGTATCGTCTAACAGCACGGGAGTACTCTGGTGATGCAGGCAACGCATTGAGCTACAGCAAGCGTTACAACCATGATGGCAGATCCTTCAGCACGTCTGACCGAGACAACGACCGCTATGCAGCTGGAAACTGTGGTCAGTACTACGGTGCAGGCTGGTGGTTTGATGCCTGCTTGGCAGCTAACCTGAATGGACGGTATTACCGTGGGCGCTATAGTGGGGTGACCAACGGGATCTACTGGGGGACATGGTACATCCTGACAGATGGAAGAACTGGAGAGCGCTACTCCTTCAAGAGGGTGGAGATGAAGACAAGACCCAAAAACCATGTAGGAACCTcctaaataatgacaacaattctTACAGATAATCATGTCAACCACACTTTTCTCTGTCACTGTGTTGAAATCATTCTGCTTCGGGCCGCTTTCATGTCACTAAATAGTTACATGCCAATGGCAGCTAATCTAGTCTGTTTGTTAAGGGCTTCTCTCTTGCAAAACCATATTTATAGTGTTACTCCATAACAGtgatacaaatacatatatagTGAAAGCACTGCTTGTAGAAGTTGTTTGTAATTGCAATACTTTTCCAGAATCTTTATTgttcataaaaaataacattatgtGGTACTTTAATTAATAACTAGGATTAATGTTGAGGTATGTGTCTACATGCAATCATCGTTTACACGTAAAGGTTGATATTATTGTGATACTGCACATTCACAAATACACCATGATAAAGATGAAGTTCCACACAAGCTTTTCATAAAAGTGATACTACAAAAATACATGGATTAACAGTAGGAGCTTGTATGTTCCCCTACCTGCATGAGCTCTGTGAACCATTTAACAATGTCTGCAACAGCTTACATGTGTTTTAGTTTGGATGATGAGAGAAAACGTCTAACTCTGAGGCTAAGAGGTCATTGAGACCTCTGAGTGCAGGGGGCTCTAACAGTTGGATCTCACAACCTATCTACTCACAGGCCTCTGTGTTCTGCCTCCAATAGAGCCAAACCCAAAGCTCATGGTTTGACACTAAACAAAGAGACATTCAGTTTATGAGAAGCTATATTTCTCACCTTACCTTGCTCATACTTTTCCAGGTTTATGTCTGACACAGTGATGCTGACCGGTAGGAGCTTTACCCTGTTGCCATACCACGAAACCACCCTCTGCTCAATACTAtcaagtcaaacacacacagaaacacacactcacctgcaTTTAGGAGCTGGCGTCAGGCAGGCGGCTCCCCTTTCTGGCTGTGCTTCACAAAGGCTTTGAAGGGAGTTTAGAGCTGGTGTGTAAGCGCTGAGTTCGGCCGTGCACGTGtgatgcttgtttgtgtgtgtggagatggTGTGGGGATggtcagtgagtgtgtgtctcactgtgtGCGTAGATGCACCTATTTTAGCAGTGTTCACGATGAGCTGTCATTCCCTCCAATAAGCAGGGTGTCTAATAATAACCAGCGGGGAGGCTCAGTGGGCTCTGATCTAAACACACAGACTCACCGCAGGCAGACTCCAGACCAGCCATGGTATTTCACATATACTACTTATACACACACTGGGACATGCCGTCTTCAcgggctgtttgtgtgtgtgtgtgtgtgtgtgtgtgtttgggtgcgtgtgtgtatgatacaacaatgcaacacacacacacacacacacatactcagcaGGAGGTGCATGTTGTGCTTGACAGTTTTCCTCCCTCATTATTGTTATGCAGCCACAAGCTCTTTTCCCATTTTCTCTGTCTTACACATATACtttgcacatacacaaaaacacacagcagacttatttgattttgtgtgtgtgtgtatgtgtatgtgtatgtgtatgtgtatgtgtatgtgtatgtgtatgtgtatgtgtatgtgtatgtgtatgtgtgcgtgttttaggatgtgtgtgttgcattacTGGAGAAAACATTACAAGATTGAAGTGAAAGGGTCCATGTTGTGCCCCCTAGTGGTTCCTGATCATACTGGAGAGTCAGAGAAAAGCTTTTATGTTAGCTGTAGATAACTTGTAACATTTGCAGTGGGTAAGATTACAATGAGCACATTGTCCTATTggtctaaatatttttttctgatcaTGATGAATCTGATTTATCATGATCATCTTTCAAATGCAGCTCAataccaaaaaaaagacaattccATACTGAAGGGAAAATGAATCACTTGTACCTACTCCTTGTCATTTTCTACTCATCTTcaccttattttctttttcatgttattCATAAAGCTCAATTCATCtcttaaaaataactaaataaattgtATTCTTTATACTCTGAGCTTTAGTCATCTTAAATATCAATGAGTCCAATTCTTTTCTACTCTCTTCATCCATCAGTCTTGTTGACAAGGGAGGAACAGAGGCCCAGGGTTGTGTCACCACAGTATCCTGGCACAGTGTCTGGAGTAGGGTGATAGCGGTGGTGCTGCAGGGTGTGAGGGGTACCGGCAGGCTCTTCTACCCCAGGGCCGGAAGCCCAGCCTGGGCAGCGGTTAGCCAGCACATCCCTCTTAGAAATGCTGTGCTCCTTCTGAGGGAAGTTCCCCTGTGACCTGTTTCATTCATTACTGTATGCCACATGAAGACATCAGATTCTAACTCATCTTTAAACCACTTTGTTAAATACGCTGAGAGAGGTATCTACACATCTAGAGACAGACGTTCACATGATGTCTCATCAGggactttttatttaatgcacAAGCTGATTTGAACAGCCATGATGGTCACAGAAACTTAAAGAGCCCCTccattcaaaattgtatttttcttatgTTTATGTCCCCTAAAATGTGAGACCTTGACTATACTGACTTGTACAGTGCATGTGCAAAGTTTGTTGCTAGAGAGGTGTTTTTAACATTCCTCTACTGAAGGAGATGTCTGTGCGCTTTCCTGAAATCTGAGAGCCAAATGTATCCCACCAACCTCAATTTGGTACGTCACTATCCCGTAAGCCAATCGTCTGTCTGATACGCAAAAGCAGTAAAAGAAACCTGAAACCTCCAGCACAGAGCGGATGGTAGCTACAGAGAACGAAAACACACTGTCTTCGAGGTTATCAGCCACTGCTAGGCTAGCTaacaaataacattaacaaattacaAATGCTAACTACACTCACTATTCTGCGTTCCGGCCGCGGAGCACATTGTTGAACAGACTAATTGGTTAACATGGGCTCCAAAAGAAAGTGGGCTGATGCTCAAACAAGGGTGAATTTCTCTGATGCTTCTAGCCAAATTGATGCACACTGCTGTATCACCAGTCAACGCGTACATGCAGCAGTGGTAGGTGGGATGCGCGGCCAGATACACATTTTATTGATGAGGGAGAAAGAGTAGATATGCTGACAGCACATAGCACATAGCAGAATATTTATACGTACTTAAACACGAGAAGGGGACTTTAAgagataatataaataaaagccaAATCCAAGAATAGCTACTGCAAaaaattttgttttagttttattatcaCATGATGTATTTATCCAGTTAATATCTTGCCATCAATCTATCCAACTTTAATAATGATCAGCTTTACTGATCAGTAATCAGCCTCAATCTGGGTAAATAGTGACAATAGCAGGTGTGAAGACAGAGTCTGACTTCAGTATACACTTTGCAATTTCCCTTTAGTAAAATTATAAGTTCAAGTCCTTTCAAATATTAGTTCAGTTACAGAGGGGACCTACATAGGCTAGGTGAGCTGACTGAAAAGATGTTCAGGTATTTCATAAAGGGCAAAACTCACGGATTGAAGTTTGAAGCCCATCAGCTCTCATCTTGACTATTTTAAGAATGAAAGAGTGTGAGTAAGCCAGTCTGTCTCTGTTTAACACCAGGTGGCAATGTTGCTTAACAAAGAGGAGATCTGGGAAATTATTTTCCCACTcagtcacaaacacaaagaggcaGAAACATTCTTTCTATAGAAACTACTTAGCAATAGATATTGTGCTCTATATGAAAATATCAGTTGAAAAATAACTTGAAATATGAATCGTGATGtcatatttatatgtatttaagCTATGCAtttcagtaaaatgtgtttcatttcagTGGTTTTGAGTGTCCTAGGAACACTGCGACAAGACAAAACCAAAAAGCTCCTTGCGGTTCTTCTTTTTAACACTAGGGGTACCGTAATTGAGGTTTGAGATCAAAGGTCAAAAACGAATTACAGAGAGAGGTGTTTGAATATTCTTTTATAACTTCACAAATATGTTTGCAAGAGTATGAGATGTTCACAGTTCGGTAACTGTCTCAGAATACACTACAGTTTCACTGTATTAGACCATTTTTATGATCATCTACAGGGACCCTTTAAGGAATGAAAATCAAAGTTTTTTGGGTTAAACAAAccctttattattattgaaactTGGAACAAgttttttaatgatgttatGTGTAAAAAGTCTcccttttgaaaatattttttagaaTACGATAGATAAGCAAATATGCATGCTGTGATAACCGTCAATTTTCTGAATCCCCAGCAACCCTATACACTTTTCATTCTTAAATCTGCTCTCATTGTGATAAGGGGGGCATGCGGGCTGTCGAGGAtgaggaggagtgtgtgtgtgtgtgtatgtgtgtgtgtgtgtgtggggggggggggggggggggggggggggggggggtgaggttTTAAAGGTGTGTGAAAACAACAGGCCGTTAGAGGCTCCCCCGCCCTGACCACAGGGCCACCAAGAGACAGCATGTGCCTGCTTTTATTACTGGTCATGCAGAAAACCAAAGCAAAGCAGCGTTCCGTTTGAAACCGGAATTCACCAGAACAAGTGTATCCTGATGTGGTGAGGAGCTGGGGTGAgcagggaggggagaggaggacacagagggcGCCATGTGGCAGGCCTCACTCCATCTCTTGTCATTTCTAGATCTGcacaagaaagtgaaaaagaaaatttaggGAGGGGAAGAGACACTAGAGGCTCTGTTGTGAGTGAGATTTTGTAACACCTAACATATTAAATtaactaaaatatgtatttaataaataCTCAAAATGTGCCGCATCTGCTTGATGCTAATGTACTGATTTCCCCCAAGTTGTTGTAAATGTGTCACACACTCATGTGACACTGGAGAGATAAAGCTGGATTACTTGAATGATCAGTGCCTTGATGTTGAGCTGATGACAATTCAgtggaaataaaataagattacAGCAGTCTGTTGTGCCCTTACCCATGAATGTGAACAACAAACCAGAAAGTCTTAGAGTGCATAAATTGCCATTTTCCAGTTTCAtctttattagcatttctttgcAAATTCCCCCTCTTAGTATTACAAATATGATCATTAGTAAAGTGataatgtgtcagtgtttgcaACGTATTACCACTGCTCCTAAGTTGTTATTGGAGGTTTAAGGTCATTATTTCATTCACTGTGATGGAAGCACATCCGGACAGTTTCTCTTCATGACATCATATAATcacaaggaaataaaataagctttactgtaaaagtaaatgttttgcctatttaaaaatattattgaTGTCAATTCTTATTTGGGTAAATGAAAAAATCCTTAtccagaaaaataacatttggtgATAATGTTTCACATCAGTTGCCCTCTTTAGTTCCCAGAGTGTCTGGTGTTGACTGTTTGCATCATAATCCATCAATATGACGCTCAGATGTGGAGAAGGAATAATAACTGTAGCGAGAGGAAAGGTGATGAGATTGAGAATGATGCTGATCAGGCAGACTCTGAAATCAAAGGATTATCTAATCTGATAATGCCgattgacacaaacacacatgaaaggAAACCACCAGGTCAGAAGCAGCTCATCGTAATCCACATGAAATACCGGAAAGACGTTTGACAATTAATAAACCAACAAACACTGCGTCTGTCAAAaattatgagtgtgtgtgtgtgtgtgtgtgtgtgtgtgtgtgtgtgtgtgtgtgtgtgtgtatgtgcctgtgtgtgtctgagtgtgtctgtctgtctgtgtgtgtgtgtgtgtgtgtatgtgtgtgtgggtgggaatTTTGTCGCTCTGCCATGACTTTCTGCAGGTGCAAGAGAGAAAGCGacggagagaagagaaagacagcTGACCATTAGGCTGCTTTACCACATCCTTCATTCTGCACTTCACTTCTTCCCCggcacaagcacacactcacacatatacacacatacacacacatacacgctgTTTATTTGCTGTCTcactacgtgtgtgtgtgtgtgtgtgtgtctgtgtttgtgtgtctgcgtgtgcgtgtgcatgtgtgtatgtgtgagtgtgagtgacaGAGCAGTGGAGAATCAGCTTAAGCAAAGCAGCAGACATTTCTCCACAGCGGGAGGAAAGTCAGGAGATTTATAGACTTACAATCACTGAGGATCAAACACAGAGCAAagagatgcacacacaaaaaacacacacacacatacatgcagaaaTTCAACCTTTACACAACATAAAGCACACAGATGCTCTAACATACTGCAGTAAAATCTTTGTCACTTAAGATGTGGACACATCATTTTCATTGGAGGTGAAGGCAAACACTGTCATACAGTTTTTTCTATGAAACATGGACTAAAGTAGTCTGGATGACGGAAGGAAAACACGAGGAAAAGCAAAAGACACTTCAGCAACAGTGACAGCTTCATGGCTCTATacgtcagtcagtcagtcactcaATCAGTCACTCAATCAATCAGACTTTAGTTACCCCCTGACATTGTATCTAGCACCACAAGCAGGTCAAAGATTTCTCTTACAATGAAATTGATCCATAAAAGTctatgaaaagagagagagaaaagagagactaTGAAATTTCTCAACATCTCAATGAATTAGCACaacatttttcagaaaaacattcaaactCAATGTCCTTTACAGTCCTTAAAACACACATCTGAACATGCACACTTGctcaccagcacacacacacactcacaggaacTGGATTCACATCGAGACAAAATAAAGGCCTGTCTGAAATGGATAAAAACCcaggttgagaaaaaaagagttgttttGAATTCTCCGACTCCCTGGACAGCTCTAGTGAAacagagtttgattgacaggttgtTAGTGACAAGGTGTTGTAAACTTtcacttcctgctgctcttTGGGCAGGAAGTGAAGTAGTGAACCTCTGACCTCTAATGACTTTGTAAAGATTGTTCTCCAGACTACACACAGTGAAGCAAAAGAACAAGTAGGGACATTTTTAGTGAGATGTGTGTAAACCAATGATAACAGGAGAGTAGAGTCCAGTAtagaaaaaagtgtaaatactgaacaatttaattattcattatcTTGAACTACAGTGATAACGAAAAGAAAGATGGAGGTCAGTTTCAGGGTAAACATTATGGCCAACCCGTCCTCAAGAGCAAATGTGGCATTTATAACACAAACTGTAGTGGGCCGGTCTCTCTCTTGGACTCGACTTTAAATAAATCCTAATATTCCTCAGGCAGAATAACTTTTACATATGTAAGAGTAGCAACACCACTGTGTAGAAAGTGTTACACGTCAAAGCAAAGTCCTGCATAAAACACGGCCCATTTCAGgataataaatattatattattgaattGTAATTATGGATGCATTAATGTGCCCATCACTTTAACATTGCAGCTGGTGAAGGTAGAGCACATTTGAATTACTTCACTGATGGGTAACTTGTGAATCTCCCCCCTACACCCCACCtctagatacacacacacacacacaataagatTTGTATCTTATCAAAATGGGATGTGTTTGTTGAGTGTGTTTTCTAAATAATTAACGAGTAAGTAAAGTTATCAAATGAATGTGGATTAAAAAGGTCAACATTTGTTTCTGAATTTGTAGTGTAAGTAGTATAATATAGCAGAAATGGAAAGTAAGTACTACCaatacctcaaaattgtacttaagtacagtactctAGTAAACATGGTTACTTTACACCACTTTAAAGTTTCATGGCTGATCTGTTGCCTCAACAATGCCTCTTCTGGATGACGTCATGTTTCTGAATGAATTCCCTCATCATACTACCATGACTGGTTGACAGGTGAGGCAGTCAGAGAatgttgaattaaattaaaacatttatttaaagaaatgacagattaaaacaaatgaatagttaaatcaaatacatatttgtactgtatttatgtaattaattaaacacatttctacatttactgttgtaaataaacaaagatattgcagTTCCCTGCATACTGCTGATGAGGTGTTATATAAATTCATCTTTGTCATCTTCATCTAGATCTTTGTCTCTtgaatcaattcaattcaattccatttttagaatcaattcataacaaaagttatcttgagacactatacagatagagtaggtctagaccacactagaccaCATAATTAACAAGGTTGGAATGGGGTCTAAGAGCCAGGTGgatggcttagctgaagagagCTATGACATTAATAGTTGAAGTTCTGTAGGACATAAACAGTCTAAGTTTATGTCACGTCATGCCGTTCTTTCTAGTGCTATAAAGGTAAACAGTTACAAATTGAGGGCAAAAGGTGATGCATTTTATCtctaattgttataattttatcattaaagaagctcTTAAAGTCATCACTACTCAGATCTGAGTAGTACTatctgtcagcctggctacagtactgaaaagaaaccttgtgttgtttttattttcttctattagtgatgagtaatagtctgatctggcatttctgaTGGCCTTATTCATTTCCCGACTGTCTTGCCAATCTAAACAAGATCCTTTCAGTTTGGTGGAACGTCATTTCCTTTCAAGTTTTTgcgagatttgttttaatttgcgagtttggGAGTTAAACCAAGGAGctagtttcctttgcttcatcatcTGCTTTTTGAGAAGAGCAACAGAGTCTAAAGTTGTCTGTAGGCGGGCCATAGCACCATCTACAAATGTATCAATTTGGGAGGGATTAAAGTTAACATAAAGTTCCTCTGGTATATTAAGGAacagaattaaattaaatgctgcTGAAAAtcttccttaaatttagctataGCACTGTCAGAAAGGCATCTAGTGTAGaagcttttatttactttaggCAGGTTGTGAAAATTCAAAAGTTGTAACAGAATGGTCTGATAACAAAGGATTCTTCGGAAACAATATTGAATCTTCAATTTCAATGCCATATGTCAGCACAAGGTCAAGGGTGTGGTTAAAGCAGTGCGTGGCCTTATGCACACTCTGACTGAAACCAATTGAATCTAGCAGTGAGTTTGAAGCAATACTAAGGCTATCGTctacatgaatattaaaatcacctacaATGAGTAGCCTACTTTGTCTGAATTAAGGTCTACACCTGACAAAAACTCTGAGAATTCAGATACAAATTCAGAATTTGGTCCTGGAGctcacaacaacaaatataattggCTGTAATGTTTTCCATGGTGGGTGTTGAAGATTAAGAACAAGGCTTTCAAATTAGTtctaatttagtttaggtttaggatTGATTAATAAgcttgaatcaaagatggctgcaactTAAAGAGGCAAAGGAATGTATTTCCTGTCATTGGTAGGATGTTTCTGGTGGCGGGAGCAAGCAGTAAATACAGGAACAATGTCCTGTGCTCTGGACTAGTGCATATTTCTTGGATCCCCATGGTCAAAATACCTCAATTTTCACAAATTATTAGACATTGTTTGAGACGTTACTACGTCTGCTCTGGTCAACGAGACTCGCGCTGCTCTGCCAGCGTGTGTCTCCAACTTTTAACCACGTTGATA
The Etheostoma cragini isolate CJK2018 chromosome 4, CSU_Ecrag_1.0, whole genome shotgun sequence genome window above contains:
- the si:ch211-157b11.8 gene encoding fibroleukin; the protein is MHFHMIPLSSLGLLPLLALYVGAVLSSDASPACTHPPCRDSLVAAPIQPGMVGRVGTGACEGQTACRIGVSFPATSDVPRKGDHRQDLPQVQSKTGGVKKRLVQLQRCMHSLQETGGPWSHGGQESNSLGAILSLMAAVLTECDLHCHSQALGTMAKRLESAAVGREGERDLLLFLKSITQHSPTVAPLDRLHPQDCAEIYRLGIKENGIYTIQPDLQRPALEAKCDMETAGGGWIVIQNRWDGSLDFNRTWQEYREGFGSPQGEHWLGNAALQALTSTGQHQLRIELEDWHQQKRHATYNNFKVASEAQRYRLTAREYSGDAGNALSYSKRYNHDGRSFSTSDRDNDRYAAGNCGQYYGAGWWFDACLAANLNGRYYRGRYSGVTNGIYWGTWYILTDGRTGERYSFKRVEMKTRPKNHVGTS